Proteins co-encoded in one Setaria viridis chromosome 9, Setaria_viridis_v4.0, whole genome shotgun sequence genomic window:
- the LOC117838544 gene encoding neutral/alkaline invertase 1, mitochondrial isoform X2 translates to MSWEKTVDCYSPGQGLMPASFKVRSVPLDGNSEAFEEILDPDFGESAIGRVAPVDSGLWWIILLRAYGKITGDYALQERVDVQTGIRLILNLCLSDGFDMFPTLLVTDGSCMIDRRMGIHGHPLEIQALFYSALRCAREMISVNDGSKNLIRAINNRLSALSFHIREYYWVDMKKINEIYRYKTEEYSHDAINKFNIYPEQIPSWLADWIPVKGGYLIGNLQPAHMDFRFFSLGNLWSIVSSLATQRQAEGILNLIEAKWDDIVANMPLKICYPALEYEEWRIITGSDPKNTPWSYHNGGSWPTLLWQFTLACIKMGRRDLARRAVEVAEKRLSDDKWPEYYDTRTGRFIGKQSRLYQTWTIAGYLSSKMLLDCPEMASILICDEDFELLEGCACSLNKSARIKCSRRAAKSQVLV, encoded by the exons ATG AGTTGGGAGAAGACCGTGGATTGCTATAGCCCTGGTCAGGGATTGATGCCTGCTAGTTTCAAAGTTAGATCTGTGCCTTTAGATGGAAACAGTGAAGCATTTGAGGAGATTCTTGACCCTGATTTTGGCGAATCAGCCATTGGACGTGTAGCGCCAGTTGACTCTG GTCTTTGGTGGATAATACTGTTGAGGGCATATGGCAAAATTACTGGAGATTACGCTCTGCAAGAAAGGGTTGATGTGCAAACAGGCATCAGGCTAATACTGAATTTGTGCTTGTCTGATGGATTTGACATGTTTCCGACATTGCTAGTAACAGATGGATCATGTATGATTGATCGGCGGATGGGAATCCATGGGCATCCTCTTGAGATCCAG GCTCTATTCTATTCTGCTTTGCGCTGTGCTCGAGAAATGATCAGTGTAAATGATGGATCAAAGAACTTGATCCGTGCTATTAACAATAGGCTCAGTGCTCTGTCATTTCACATCAGAGAGTATTATTGGGTCGATATGAAGAAGATAAACGAGATTTATCGTTACAAGACTGAGGAGTACTCCCATGATGCTATCAACAAGTTCAACATCTACCCAGAGCAGATTCCTTCTTGGCTTGCAGACTGGATTCCTGTGAAAGGTGGTTACCTTATAGGCAATCTGCAGCCAGCTCACATGGATTTTAGGTTTTTCTCTCTCGGGAATCTCTGGTCGATTGTCTCATCTCTTGCTACCCAAAGGCAAGCAGAGGGTATTCTGAATCTCATTGAAGCCAAATGGGATGACATAGTGGCCAATATGCCTCTCAAAATATGCTACCCTGCACTAGAGTATGAGGAATGGCGTATCATCACCGGCAGTGATCCCAAAAACAC GCCCTGGTCATATCATAATGGTGGATCTTGGCCTACATTGTTATGGCAG TTCACCCTAGCCTGTATCAAGATGGGTAGGCGTGACTTAGCACGGAGGGCAGTTGAAGTGGCAGAAAAGAGGCTCTCAGATGACAAGTGGCCAGAGTATTACGACACCAGGACAGGAAGGTTTATTGGGAAACAATCACGGCTATATCAGACTTGGACCATTGCTGGATATCTTAGCTCTAAGATGTTATTGGACTGTCCCGAGATGGCATCCATACTAATATGTGATGAAGACTTCGAGCTGCTGGAAGGTTGTGCTTGCAGCCTGAACAAGAGTGCCCGCATCAAATGCTCACGTCGTGCTGCCAAGTCACAGGTCCTTGTGTAG
- the LOC117838544 gene encoding neutral/alkaline invertase 1, mitochondrial isoform X1 yields MAAAAISHLRRGAQRHALLCLSLPRRRFSSTAASPLAAAARRLLSTTVDAGASSSGEHYKPPPFEPFRAATLTPSAPPLESPPIEDEPPSSPPPPEEAAASEAAHEQATLACQEVELEGLKAGVEAVKSREESPEEKEAWWLLGRAVVNYCGSAVGTVAANDPSTSQMLNYDQVFIRDFVPSAIAFLLKGESDIVKNFLLHTLQLQSWEKTVDCYSPGQGLMPASFKVRSVPLDGNSEAFEEILDPDFGESAIGRVAPVDSGLWWIILLRAYGKITGDYALQERVDVQTGIRLILNLCLSDGFDMFPTLLVTDGSCMIDRRMGIHGHPLEIQALFYSALRCAREMISVNDGSKNLIRAINNRLSALSFHIREYYWVDMKKINEIYRYKTEEYSHDAINKFNIYPEQIPSWLADWIPVKGGYLIGNLQPAHMDFRFFSLGNLWSIVSSLATQRQAEGILNLIEAKWDDIVANMPLKICYPALEYEEWRIITGSDPKNTPWSYHNGGSWPTLLWQFTLACIKMGRRDLARRAVEVAEKRLSDDKWPEYYDTRTGRFIGKQSRLYQTWTIAGYLSSKMLLDCPEMASILICDEDFELLEGCACSLNKSARIKCSRRAAKSQVLV; encoded by the exons atggcggccgccgccatctcccacctccgccgcggcgcgcagCGCCACGCGCTGCTATGCCTctcgctcccgcgccgccgcttctccTCCACCGCGGCCTCCCCgctcgcggcggccgcgcgccgcctcctctccacgACGGTGGACGCCGGCGCGTCCTCGTCGGGGGAGCACTACAAGCCGCCGCCCTTCGAACCCTTCCGTGCCGCCACCCTGAcgccctcggcgccgccgctggagtcGCCCCCGATCGAGGATGAGCCCCCgagcagcccgccgccgccggaggaggccgccgcgtcCGAGGCGGCGCACGAGCAGGCGACGCTGGCGTGCCAGGAGGTGGAACTCGAGGGACTCAAGGCGGGGGTGGAGGCGGTGAAGAGCAGGGAGGAGTCgccggaggagaaggaggcGTGGTGGCTGCTCGGACGCGCGGTCGTCAACTACTGCGGCAGTGCCGTGGGGACGGTGGCCGCGAACGACCCGTCCACCAGCCAGATGCTCAATTACGACCAGGTGTTCATCAGGGACTTCGTGCCATCGGCCATCGCCTTCCTCCTGAAGGGTGAGAGCGATATTGTGAAGAACTTCCTGCTCCACACCTTGCAGCTCCAG AGTTGGGAGAAGACCGTGGATTGCTATAGCCCTGGTCAGGGATTGATGCCTGCTAGTTTCAAAGTTAGATCTGTGCCTTTAGATGGAAACAGTGAAGCATTTGAGGAGATTCTTGACCCTGATTTTGGCGAATCAGCCATTGGACGTGTAGCGCCAGTTGACTCTG GTCTTTGGTGGATAATACTGTTGAGGGCATATGGCAAAATTACTGGAGATTACGCTCTGCAAGAAAGGGTTGATGTGCAAACAGGCATCAGGCTAATACTGAATTTGTGCTTGTCTGATGGATTTGACATGTTTCCGACATTGCTAGTAACAGATGGATCATGTATGATTGATCGGCGGATGGGAATCCATGGGCATCCTCTTGAGATCCAG GCTCTATTCTATTCTGCTTTGCGCTGTGCTCGAGAAATGATCAGTGTAAATGATGGATCAAAGAACTTGATCCGTGCTATTAACAATAGGCTCAGTGCTCTGTCATTTCACATCAGAGAGTATTATTGGGTCGATATGAAGAAGATAAACGAGATTTATCGTTACAAGACTGAGGAGTACTCCCATGATGCTATCAACAAGTTCAACATCTACCCAGAGCAGATTCCTTCTTGGCTTGCAGACTGGATTCCTGTGAAAGGTGGTTACCTTATAGGCAATCTGCAGCCAGCTCACATGGATTTTAGGTTTTTCTCTCTCGGGAATCTCTGGTCGATTGTCTCATCTCTTGCTACCCAAAGGCAAGCAGAGGGTATTCTGAATCTCATTGAAGCCAAATGGGATGACATAGTGGCCAATATGCCTCTCAAAATATGCTACCCTGCACTAGAGTATGAGGAATGGCGTATCATCACCGGCAGTGATCCCAAAAACAC GCCCTGGTCATATCATAATGGTGGATCTTGGCCTACATTGTTATGGCAG TTCACCCTAGCCTGTATCAAGATGGGTAGGCGTGACTTAGCACGGAGGGCAGTTGAAGTGGCAGAAAAGAGGCTCTCAGATGACAAGTGGCCAGAGTATTACGACACCAGGACAGGAAGGTTTATTGGGAAACAATCACGGCTATATCAGACTTGGACCATTGCTGGATATCTTAGCTCTAAGATGTTATTGGACTGTCCCGAGATGGCATCCATACTAATATGTGATGAAGACTTCGAGCTGCTGGAAGGTTGTGCTTGCAGCCTGAACAAGAGTGCCCGCATCAAATGCTCACGTCGTGCTGCCAAGTCACAGGTCCTTGTGTAG